CGTTATTCCGGGGACGCGGCCGGCGGGCATCTTTACGGCCGGAAGCGCGCAGCGTTTCGTCAATATCGACGGGTACTTGCCCGGTAAAAAAATCGTCATTTTGGGAAGCGGCGACATCGGGCTTATCATGGCGAGACGGCTCACGCTCGAAGGGTGCGACGTAAAAGTCGTGTGCGAAGTGATGCCGTATTCGGCGGGCTTGAGCCGCAATATGACTCAGTGCCTCGAAAACTTCAACATACCGCTGAAATTGAGTACGACGGTTATCGAAATCCACGGGAGAGAGCGCGTGACGGGCGTTACGATCGCTGCCGTCGACGCGAACCGTCGTCCGGTAAAAGGCTCTGAAGAATACGTCGCGTGCGATACGCTTCTCCTTTCGGTCGGACTCATTCCCGAAAACGAAGTGAGTACGGGCGCGGGCGTTCACATGGATCCGGTGACGAAGGGGCCGTCGGTCAATCAGCTTATGGAAACGAGCGTACCCGGCATCTTTGCGTGCGGCAATACCGTACACGTTCACGACTTGGTCGATTTTGTGACGACCGAAAGCGTGCTCGCCGGAAAGTGCGCGGCCGAATACGCGCATCATGCGGAAAGTGCGAGACAAAATGCGGCGAATGCCGCTGCGCTTCCGATACGGCCGGGGAACCGCGTGCGCTACACCGTGCCGCAGCATATCGATCGGGACGACGCTTTTAAAGAAGCCGCATCGAAGCGGTATGCGGATAAAAAAGACGAGCCGAAAGTGCAGATCATGTTCCGCAGCACCGACGTGTACCGCGGCGTTACCGTCGCCGTCTACAGCGGCAACGAGCGGCTCTATTCGAAAAAAGCGCGGATCGTGCGTCCGGGCGAAATGCAGATTGCGGACGTGTCGGCTTTTTCGCTTGCAAAGGCTGAAGCGCCGCTCACCGTTTCGATCGAAACGCCGGAAGATACGATAGACTGACCGGAAGGCGCGGTGTTCGGTAAACGCGATTTTAAAATTTTGCAAATTCGGAATACGAGGTTTCTTATGGAGATAAACGAAAAAAAGACGATGACGTGCATCATCTGTCCGATGGGCTGCCAGCTTGAAGTGACGAAACTGTCGGCAGCGGGGCCTGCATATTCGGTTACGGGCAACGCGTGCAAGAGAGGCGAAGCGTACGCGTACAAAGAACTCACGAATCCCGAACGGACGCTCACGTGTACGGTGCAGGTTTCAGGCGGCGCCTCTCGGCTTGTGCCTGCAAAGTCGAAAACGGAAGTGCCGCGCGATATGCAGCTCGAATGCATGGAAGTGATAAAGCGCCTGTGCGTTCCGGCTCCGGTTCGTGCGGGAGACGTACTCTGTGAAGACATCCTCAATACGGGTGCCGATATCGTCGCATGCGATGACGTCGCCTCTCTGTGATCGTAGGGCGCTGCAATTACACTGCGGTCGAGCGCTGCTTGCAGCCGCAGCGTGACAGCCTGCGATACGGTTCGGGGCCTTGCGGGGTGTAAGCGCAGAGGGGGTAGTGGAAAAGACCGGAGCGCCGGAGCGCGAGGACTTTGGAACGAGGGGGAGACTTCCCCCTTTTTTATATTAATAATTATAGAACTCGAACGATGATTTATTAATTGTTAAAACTTCGCTTTTCGGAGGCGCACCTGTTCGATATCGTCGCTGAAGAGTTCGCGCAAATCGTTGAGTCCGAGCGCCATAAGCGCCATGCGGTCTATGCCGATACCCCACGCCAAAACGGGTACATCGACGCCCATCGCTTTCGTCACTTCGGGGCGGAATATGCCCGAGCCGCCGAGTTCGAACCAGCCGAGCACCGGATGTTTTATGTGCACTTCGATCGACGGTTCGGTAAACGGAAAATAACCGGGCACGTATTTGACGTCGGTTGCGCCTGCGATTTCCGTTGCGAACATTTTTAAGAATCCGAGCAGCGTTTTTAAGTTGACGTCGTTTCCGAGCACGATGCCTTCGGTTTGATAAAAATCGCTCAAGTGCGTCGCGTCTACTTTATCGTAGCGGAAGCAGCGTACGATGCCGAAATATTTTCCGGGCACTTCGGCTTTGTGGAGCTGGTGTGCGGAGAGAACGGTGCCCTGACTTCGCAAAATGAGGCGCCGCGTAAACTCGGTGTCGAAGCGGTAATTCCATCCGCGGCTTCCCGAATCTCCTCCGTTTTCGTGGATGCGTTTGACGTTCGACAGATAGGGCTCTTCGATCGATTTTGCATG
This Treponema socranskii subsp. buccale DNA region includes the following protein-coding sequences:
- a CDS encoding DUF1667 domain-containing protein, coding for MEINEKKTMTCIICPMGCQLEVTKLSAAGPAYSVTGNACKRGEAYAYKELTNPERTLTCTVQVSGGASRLVPAKSKTEVPRDMQLECMEVIKRLCVPAPVRAGDVLCEDILNTGADIVACDDVASL
- a CDS encoding NAD(P)/FAD-dependent oxidoreductase codes for the protein MSNTIYDAVIVGGGPAGLAAAVSAHDNGAEKLLILERDSKLGGILLQCIHNGFGLHYFGEELTGPEYAGRFVSQVRGRGIEYKTDTMVISIDKAEDFEGAGLTETSFDKTSGEHVVTAMNAKDGLMFLHTKTVILAMGCRERTRGALVIPGTRPAGIFTAGSAQRFVNIDGYLPGKKIVILGSGDIGLIMARRLTLEGCDVKVVCEVMPYSAGLSRNMTQCLENFNIPLKLSTTVIEIHGRERVTGVTIAAVDANRRPVKGSEEYVACDTLLLSVGLIPENEVSTGAGVHMDPVTKGPSVNQLMETSVPGIFACGNTVHVHDLVDFVTTESVLAGKCAAEYAHHAESARQNAANAAALPIRPGNRVRYTVPQHIDRDDAFKEAASKRYADKKDEPKVQIMFRSTDVYRGVTVAVYSGNERLYSKKARIVRPGEMQIADVSAFSLAKAEAPLTVSIETPEDTID